One Salvelinus fontinalis isolate EN_2023a chromosome 11, ASM2944872v1, whole genome shotgun sequence DNA window includes the following coding sequences:
- the LOC129864955 gene encoding gastrula zinc finger protein XlCGF57.1-like isoform X2 — protein MSKLQSFRVFLNERLTAAAVEIFGAVEETVSEYREENDRLRTLLRITPEIQLCRIDSLQLSLAVSEEEVLPEQQHCEQEWSPSLGQENPELPQIKEEEEKLGTSQEEEQLQGLEADIKFTPSCVKSECDQEDPLQPFTSPQTQTVENRESDPKQVDLTPFVTVTHLKGLYIPCERPDNQNNASSHRSAVSSDPVGLDSSPPFDPSSSLNPNPSVVEHCFKPSTTPRKTHHCRDCGEMFALKADLQRHVTLFKKRLSECRFCRKRYNSTCKLKAHVRLCHSGKPYTCPVCSKTFKLKGYLSKHMRIHTGEKQFKCGDCGKSFIHKWNLRSHPLTHTEEKPFSCDDCGKIYQKGNLRNHKLTHTGEKSFSCDDCGKSFYQKGNLRNHKLTHTGEKPFSCDACGKSFSQKGSLKKHTLTHTGEKPFSCGDCGKKFNRKDRLTIHMVTHTGEKPFSCDACGKSFTQKSNLLTHVKNIHKGGKQEEN, from the exons ATGTCTAAACTACAGTCGTTTCGTGTGTTTTTAAATGAGCGTTTAACTGCGGCAGCTGTGGAGATTTTCGGGGCAGTTGAAGAAACGGTATCGGAGTACCGCGAGGAGAATGATCGGCTACGGACACTGCTGCGGATCACACCGGAGATACAACTATGTAGGATAG attccctgcagctctctctcgctgtctctgaaGAGGAGGTTCTCCCTGAGCAGCAGCACTGTGAGCAGGAGTGGAGCCCCAGTCTGGGGCAGGAGAACCCAGAGCTTCCACAGattaaagaggaagaggagaaactCGGGACCAGTCAGGAAGAAGAGCAGCTTCAAGGGCTGGAGGCTGATATCAAATTCACTCCTTCCTGTGTGAAAAGTGAATGTGATCAGGAGGACCCACTTCAGCCCTTCACTTCTCCCCAAACCCAGActgtggagaacagagagagtgacCCTAAACAAGTGGATCTCACACCTTTTGTTACTGTGACCCACCTTAAGGGTCTCTACATTCCCTGTGAACGTCCAGATAATCAAAACAATGCTTCCAGCCACAGGTCAGCTGTAAGCAGTGACCCAGTAGGACTTGACAGCAGCCCACCATTTGATCCCAGCTCATCATTGAATCCAAACCCATCAGTGGTGGAGCACTGTTTCAAACCCAGCACCACGCCTAGAAAAACTCACCACTGTCGTGACTGTGGTGAAATGTTTGCTCTGAAAGCTGACCTGCAGAGGCATGTGACTCTCTTCAAGAAGAGACTCAGTGAATGCCGCTTCTGCAGAAAACGCTACAACTCCACCTGTAAACTAAAGGCCCATGTCCGACTCTGTCACAGTGGGAAACCCTACACCTGCCCTGTTTGTAGCAAGACCTTCAAACTCAAAGGATATCTGTCCAAGCACATGaggattcacacaggagagaaacaatTTAAGTGTGGcgactgtgggaaaagcttcatTCATAAGTGGAACCTGAGGAGCCATCCGCTGACTCACACAGaagagaaaccatttagctgtgaCGACTGTGGGAAAATCTATCAGAAAGGGAACCTAAGAAACCATAaactgactcacacaggagagaaatcattTAGCTGTGatgactgtgggaaaagcttctATCAGAAGGGGAACCTAAGAAACCATAaactgactcacacaggagagaaaccatttagctgtgatGCTTGTGGGAAAAGCTTCAGTCAGAAAGGGTCCCTAAAGAAGCATACactgactcacacaggagagaaaccatttagctgtggtgactgtgggaaaaAGTTCAATCGCAAGGACCGCTTAACCATACATATGGTGACtcatacaggagagaaaccatttagctgtgatGCTTGTGGGAAAAGCTTCACTCAAAAGTCTAATTTACTGACGCATGTGAAAAACATCCACAAAGGTGGCAAACAGGAGGAAAACTGA